The following proteins are co-located in the Colletotrichum lupini chromosome 4, complete sequence genome:
- a CDS encoding acyl-CoA thioesterase II, with translation MASGRSTIIRPPPDDPNKSPMENVLEVTELGVLGPDIFTNTRTPWHPPGARGIFGGAVIAQCLASAQKTVPNDFFLHSCHCYFLLAGSSEIPILFHVERVRDGRSFATRTVQARQRGRCIFTTTVSFVKEGSGGEKQVRHAAPLPDGVKPPPDNWKGEPEWSTHSPFQTHRISIVGARDKGKRLDELKSRNWVRARGRISVSGGHQAHLNALAYMSDSYFIGTVGRIHRLWRFPFKPEEFDDLPPELREQVERLNEFEGNTEAGGIEYWKTRPHLGMMVSLDHSIYFHEPRRVRADEWMFTEMESPWSGDGRGVVLQKIFASDGTLLATCVQEGVVRLKQQEDDDEKEPKSKL, from the exons ATGGCATCAGGTAGATCAACAATCATCCGGCCCCCGCCGGATGACCCGAACAAGAGTCCGATGGAGAACGTATTGGAGGTGACGGAGCTCGGCGTGCTTGGTCCG GACATTTTCACGAACACGCGCACGCCGTGGCACCCGCCCGGCGCCCGCGGCATCTTTGGCGGCGCCGTCATCGCGCAGTGCCTCGCCTCCGCGCAGAAGACGGTACCCAACGACTTCTTTCTTCACTCGTGCCACTGCTACTTTCTCCTCGCGGGCTCCTCCGAGATCCCCATCCTCTTCCACGTGGAGCGCGTCCGCGACGGCCGCTCCTTCGCCACGCGCACCGTGCAGGCCCGTCAGCGCGGACGGTGTATCTTCACGACGACCGTCTCCTTCGTCAAGGAGGGCAGCGGCGGCGAGAAGCAGGTCCGGCACGCGGCGCCGCTGCCCGACGGCGTGAAGCCGCCCCCGGACAACTGGAAGGGCGAACCCGAGTGGAGCACGCACTCGCCCTTCCAGACGCACCGCATCTCCATCGTCGGGGCCAGGGACAAGGGCAAGAGGCTCGACGAGCTGAAATCGCGCAACTGGGTCCGCGCGCGGGGCCGTATCTCGGTGAGCGGCGGCCACCAGGCGCACCTGAACGCGCTGGCGTACATGTCGGACAGCTATTTCATCGGCACCGTCGGGCGGATCCACAGGCTGTGGCGGTTCCCCTTCAAGCCCGAGGAGTTTGACGACCTGCCGCCCGAGCTGCGGGAGCAGGTCGAGCGGCTCAACGAGTTTGAGGGAAACACCGAGGCTGGCGGGATCGAGTACTGGAAGACGAGGCCGCACCTGGGCATGATGGTCAGCTTGGACCACTCCATCTACTTCCACGAGCCGAGGCGGGTGAGGGCGGACGAGTGGATGTTTACCGAGATGGAGAGCCCCTGGAGCGGCGACGGACGGGGCGTGGTGCTGCAGAAGATTTTTGCGAGTGATGGGACGCTGTTGGCGACTTGTGTTCAGGAG GGTGTCGTTCGATTGAAACAACAGGAGGACGATGACGAAAAGGAACCAAAGTCCAAGTTGTAG
- a CDS encoding oxysterol-binding protein, translating to MSDAGDSEEDPSTTDDGAPLTSPPSTAASATNISMAQNVPRGNGANRLSISPSMGRTPSHNSPPSATASTSASKMSVAGSEKGVSLEQSVRKFRIVEALRSGDTASISKAIRDTAEGGPRTSISSINTLSGTGLDDTTVLHLAIQCAEYPVVEYVLSDGAGTIDINARDKDGNTPLHVAAVQGRTQVVKLLLDQKEINDAIANYQGRLPIDVARNPDIFQLLQLSRSIFAENKVRQIQGLIAQNDYKALETVLEESRLKQILDINSTEFVTEPTTLQAGGNLLHEAARKKNTQLIQVLLLHGADPFRRDRKGKLPQDVTKDDTTRAMLKRSPAAVAAQRGIQEKAVLGQAASQGAGAAASADPVAGKEAREMKGYLKKWTNYRKGYQLRWFVLEDGVLSYYKHQDDAGSACRGAINTRIAKLHMSADEKTKFEIIGKSSVKYTLKANHEVEAKRWFWALNNSIQWTKDQAKEEERQRARGAELLRQAKAEQSGKSPELSINEAQSESASVADGRSSVQIPRTMSHSKMSVPRSDFAGASTVASNDDDFADAATDAGQSRVTRGHHGPDDDDDDDDFEDVSSREEPSVSKDAFSITAQSAKLQLDTISAVNAAMLSEASKNPNTIVSDTKVTQALTTYDAAVRSLTGLIGDLMRISKDRDAYWQYRLDREIDMRRMWEESMAKVAKEQEILEERVDQAEQKRKAAKRALREVMNEQPTATSQDLEGDRKVDGTATVEAAIGADDTNIAAPPAAPERTLTRKKTVLDSLELSDSESDDEDEFFDAVDAGEVEVSHLPHADAVPTPHEEKEEQQLVVSGGTDLSSSFRGYENGIRSRLKMDADDRLKISLWGILKSMIGKDMTKMTLPVSFNEPTSLLYRAGEDMEYVDLLDQAVERSDSIERLIYVAAFAASEYASTVGRVAKPFNPLLGETFEYVRPDKNYRFFIEQVSHHPPVGAAWAESPHWTYWGESAVKTKFYGKSFDANPLGTWFLKLRPKSGGKEDLYTWRKVTTSVIGIITGNPTVDNYGPMEVKNWTTGEVCQIEFQPRGWKASSAYKISGKVLDSDGRVRYSMGGRWNSKLYARLTPGYEATVEDPGDSASLHKGSITDPNKAFLIWQANPRPPGIPFNLTPFVLTFNHIDDKLKPWLPPTDSRLRPDQRAMEDGEYDFAAEEKNRLEEAQRARRKQREEKGIEFRPAWFEKTTCEITGEEYWKFNGKYWQQREKAGPEGNPQQAWEGLEPIYEDAK from the exons ATGTCGGACGCTGGCGATAG CGAAGAAGACCCATCCACCACGGATGACGGTGCGCCGCTGACGTCGCCACCTTCTACAGCGGCTTCCGCGACAAACATATCCATGGCTCAAAACGTCCCCCGCGGCAACGGGGCCAACAGGCTCTCCATCTCCCCTTCCATGGGCCGAACCCCTTCCCACAACAGCCCCCCCTCCGCAACCGCATCTACATCCGCATCCAAGATGAGCGTCGCAGGTAGCGAAAAGGGCGTCTCTCTCGAGCAATCTGTCCGCAAGTTCCGCATCGTCGAGGCCCTGCGAAGCGGCGACACTGCCTCCATTTCCAAGGCCATCAGGGATACCGCCGAGGGCGGGCCCCGCACGAGCATCTCCTCCATCAATACCCTCAGCGGCACCGGCCTCGACGACACCACCGTGCTTCACCTTGCGATCCAATGCGCCGAATACCCCGTTGTCGAGTACGTCCTGTCTGACGGCGCTGGGACCATCGATATCAACGCTAGAGACAAGGATGGAAATACCCCGCTGCACGTAGCTGCCGTCCAGGGCCGAACCCAGGTTGTCAAGCTCTTGCTGGACCAGAAGGAGATCAACGATGCCATCGCCAACTACCAGGGCCGATTGCCCATCGATGTCGCTCGAAACCCCGATATTTTCCAGCTTCTCCAGCTGTCGCGATCCATCTTTGCCGAGAACAAGGTTAGACAGATCCAGGGTCTGATTGCGCAGAACGATTACAAGGCTCTCGAGACTGTATTGGAGGAGTCACGCCTCAAGCAGATTCTCGACATCAACAGCACAGAATTCGTTACCGAACCCACAACCCTCCAGGCCGGCGGAAACCTTCTCCACGAGGCCGCCCGCAAGAAGAATACCCAACTCATCCAGGTCCTCCTGCTCCACGGAGCCGATCCCTTCCGTCGGGACCGCAAGGGCAAGCTTCCGCAGGATGTGACAAAGGACGATACCACACGCGCCATGCTTAAGCGATCCCCCGCTGCCGTTGCGGCTCAGAGAGGTATCCAGGAGAAAGCCGTTCTCGGCCAGGCGGCTTCACAGGGCGCTGGAGCCGCGGCCTCTGCCGATCCTGTGGCCGGAAAGGAGGCGCGAGAGATGAAGGGCTACCTGAAGAAGTGGACCAACTACCGCAAGGGATACCAGCTTCGATGGTTCGTTCTCGAGGACGGCGTTCTGAGCTACTACAAGCACCAGGACGATGCCGGCTCCGCTTGCCGTGGCGCCATCAACACGCGCATCGCCAAGCTGCATATGAGCGCCGACGAGAAGACCAAATTCGAGATTATCGGCAAGTCTTCAGTCAAGTACACCCTCAAGGCCAACCACGAGGTCGAGGCGAAGCGTTGGTTCTGGGCCCTGAACAACTCCATTCAGTGGACAAAGGACCAGGCAAAGGAGGAAGAGCGCCAGCGCGCTCGCGGCGCCGAGCTGCTGAGGCAGGCAAAGGCAGAGCAGTCTGGAAAGTCGCCAGAGCTGTCCATCAACGAGGCTCAGAGCGAGAGCGCCAGCGTGGCCGATGGAAGAAGCAGTGTGCAGATCCCCAGGACTATGTCGCACAGCAAGATGTCCGTCCCCAGAAGCGACTTTGCTGGCGCAAGCACCGTCGCTAGCAACGATGACGACTTTGCCGATGCCGCGACAGATGCGGGTCAATCTCGCGTAACAAGAGGGCACCATGGACCagacgatgacgatgatgatgacgacTTTGAGGATGTCAGTAGCCGTGAAGAGCCCTCTGTCAGCAAGGACGCCTTCAGCATCACAGCTCAGTCGGCCAAGCTACAGCTCGATACCATTTCAGCTGTCAATGCTGCGATGCTCTCCGAGGCCTCTAAGAACCCGAATACGATTGTTTCCGACACCAAGGTCACTCAGGCTCTCACAACCTACGATGCTGCTGTCAGGAGTCTGACGGGACTTATCGGAGACCTGATGCGGATTTCAAAGGATCGCGATGCCTACTGGCAGTACCGGCTGGACCGCGAAATCGACATGCGCCGCATGTGGGAGGAGAGCATGGCCAAGGTTGCCAAGGAGCAGGAGATCCTGGAGGAGCGTGTCGACCAGGCTGAGCAGAAGCGCAAAGCTGCCAAGCGTGCGCTCCGCGAAGTTATGAACGAGCAGCCAACGGCCACTAGCCAGGACCTCGAGGGTGACAGAAAGGTGGATGGTACTGCGACCGTGGAGGCCGCCATCGGTGCCGACGACACGAATATCGCAGCCCCACCAGCGGCGCCTGAGAGGACCTTGACAAGGAAGAAGACGGTTCTTGATTCGCTTGAGCTGTCTGACTCTGAGTCGGATGACGAGGATGAGTTCTTTGATGCAGTTGATGCTGGAGAGGTTGAGGTCAGCCACTTGCCGCATGCCGATGCGGTGCCTACTCCTcacgaggagaaggaggaacAGCAACTTGTCGTTTCTGGTGGCACAGATCTCAGCAGCTCCTTCAGGGGTTACGAGAATGGCATCAGAAGTCGTCTCAAGATGGATGCTGATGATCGGCTCAAGATCTCACTTTGG GGCATTCTCAAGTCTATGATTGGCAAGGATATGACCAAGATGACTTTGCCTGTGTCATTCAACGAGCCTACCTCTCTGTTATACCGCGCTGGTGAGGACATGGAATACGTCGACCTTCTGGACCAAGCTGTAGAGAGATCTGACTCGATTGAACGTCTCATCTATGTGGCTGCCTTTGCTGCTAGTGAATACGCTTCCACTGTCGGTCGTGTGGCGAAACCCTTCAATCCGCTTCTTGGAGAGACTTTTGAATACGTCCGGCCTGACAAGAACTACCGCTTCTTTATTGAGCAGGTTTCTCACCATCCTCCAGTGGGTGCCGCCTGGGCTGAATCACCCCACTGGACCTACTGGGGTGAATCGGCCGTCAAGACAAAGTTCTACGGCAAGTCCTTTGATGCCAACCCTCTTGGAACGTGGTTCTTGAAGCTTCGACCCAAGTCTGGAGGCAAAGAAGACCTTTACACCTGGAGAAAGGTCACCACATCCGTCATTGGCATCATCACTGGTAACCCTACTGTTGACAACTATGGACCCATGGAGGTCAAGAACTGGACAACTGGCGAGGTGTGCCAGATCGAGTTCCAGCCGCGTGGCTGGAAGGCGTCTAGCGCATACAAGATTTCCGGCAAGGTCCTCGACTCTGATGGAAGAGTCCGATACAGCATGGGCGGCCGATGGAACTCGAAGCTTTACGCTCGTCTCACGCCTGGATACGAAGCTACGGTCGAGGATCCTGGTGACTCGGCTTCGCTCCACAAGGGCAGCATCACCGACCCTAACAAAGCTTTCCTCATCTGGCAGGCCAACCCCCGCCCGCCCGGCATTCCCTTCAACCTCACCCCCTTCGTGCTCACCTTCAACCACATCGACGACAAGCTCAAGCCTTGGCTGCCGCCCACGGACTCTCGTCTTCGTCCCGATCAGCGCGCCATGGAGGATGGAGAGTACGACTTTGCTGCAGAGGAGAAGAACCGTCTGGAGGAGGCTCAGCGCGCGAGAAGAAAGCAGCGCGAGGAGAAGGGCATCGAGTTCCGGCCCGCGTGGTTCGAGAAGACGACGTGCGAGATTACGGGTGAGGAGTACTGGAAGTTCAACGGCAAGTACTGGCAGCAGAGAGAGAAGGCCGGTCCCGAAGGGAACCCGCAGCAGGCCTGGGAGGGTCTGGAGCCCATCTACGAGGACGCGAAATAG